The Magnolia sinica isolate HGM2019 chromosome 10, MsV1, whole genome shotgun sequence genome includes a window with the following:
- the LOC131217411 gene encoding uncharacterized protein LOC131217411, which yields MAEGLPRAKNLSLPLRLSLEILGICIPSPKQPALFVVKWSRPFRGWVKVNVDGSSRGNPGPSGGGGLGRDSNGNFLFAFKLGYGRGFNTRAELRAILNGIELCAQMGYSRVEIASDSSMVVVSLAKELPPISSLYVGDLDPFISDSDLIKSFFAVGLIVSVCVYRDSISKASLGYGYVNFLSPSDGKILLSGLAGLLFGLGLLRSLQSVVQPSAAVLL from the exons ATGGCCGAGGGTCTTCCAAGGGCTAAAAATCTCAGCCTTCCTCTTCGCCTCTCGCTTGAGATTCTCGGGATTTGCATCCCCTCACCCAAACAACCTGCCCTTTTTGTGGTTAAATGGTCGAGACCGTTTAGGGGCTGGGTTAAAGTGAACGTTGATGGCTCCTCAAGGGGGAACCCAGGCCCCTCAGGTGGTGGTGGACTAGGTAGAGATAGCAATGGTAACTTCCTTTTTGCATTTAAGCTTGGGTATGGGAGAGGCTTTAATACGAGGGCGGAGCTTAGGGCGATTCTAAATGGCATTGAGCTGTGTGCCCAAATGGGGTACTCGAGGGTGGAGATAGCGAGCGATTCCAGTATGGTGGTCGTGTCACTAGCCAAGGAG CTTCCTCCCATCTCTTCCCTCTACGTGGGTGATCTGGACCCCTTCATCTCTGACTCTGACCTCATAAAATCCTTCTTCGCTGTGGGCCTCATCGTTTCTGTCTGCGTCTACCGAGACTCCATCTCCAAAGCCTCTCTCGGCTACGGCTACGTCAACTTCTTATCTCCCTCTGATGGTAAAATCTTG CTGTCAGGTTTGGCAGGCCTCCTTTTTGGTCTGGGCCTGCTCCGATCTCTCCAGAGTGTTGTACAGCCTTCGGCTGCCGTTCTTTTGTGA